From the genome of Oscillospiraceae bacterium:
CGGAAAAAGCTTCCGTATTTATGACCAAACGCAAAAAAGCATTTTGACCGTAGATGAACTGGATTTTCTACGCGGAACCGTTGCGACGGAAATGAGTCCGGACAGCCCCAAAGAGGCGCTGAAAGCCCAGACTGTAGCCGCCTACACCTATTATGCACGGCAGCGGAATCTGCACCGCCAAAAGCCAGACGCCGCCCTGCAGGGAGCAGACTTTTCTTGTGAAACCGGCAGCTGGCGTATTTACGTGACGCAGCAGCAGATGCAGCAGCGCTGGAAAGAAGACTACTCTACATTTTACACAAACCTAGCCTCTGCAGTCGAGAGCGTGTACGGGCAGGTGTTGCGCAGCGGAAAAGAATTGGTAAACGCGACTTACTGCTCTATCAGCAGCGGACAGACAGAAGACGCCGCCGCAGTGTGGGGAAAAGCCTACCCCTGCCTGCTGCCAGTGGCAAGCCCCGGCGACATCTATGCCGCCGGGTACCTTTCATCGGTGAGCATGACTCCCGCAGAGTTTCAAAAGGCGGCAGAGAACCTTGGCTGCCGCCTAAGCGGCAGCCCCGCCGGCTGGGCCGGCTCCTGCCAGCGCACGGCCTCCGGCATGGTAAGCATCCTTTCCCTAGGCGGCAAAAGCGTAAAAGGGACCGATGTCCGCACAGCTTTTGGCCTGCGCTCGGCAAACTTCAGTCTTGCATACACCGGCGGGCGCTTTGTCTTTTCTGTAAAAGGGTACGGACACGGCGTGGGCATGAGTCAGGCAGGGGCCACTGCCATGGCAAAGGAAGGAGAAACGTATCAGCATATCCTTGCATGGTACTACCCCGGCTCTACCTTAGCGGCACTTTGATATTCAGTCAACAAGTTTCCTGGCGTACACGAAGTAGTTTACACCGGTTTTCGCTGTAAATACGCCGGTCAGCTTCGGGTCACGCAGACTTAATGACGGCATATAGAACAGAGCCGCCGCAGGGGTTGTCTCAGCAAGGCGCTTTTCAGCCGCGTGCAGTGCCGTATAGCGCTGGGTGCTGGTGGTCGCACTCTGGTGCACCTTGTCCATCTGTGCTAAGAATTCGGTATCAGACCAGCCCGTAATATTGTGGGTGCCGGCAGACACAAA
Proteins encoded in this window:
- the spoIID gene encoding stage II sporulation protein D, which encodes MKGNVSLLVIFLILLLLLPCVSLFTKSAAPQRSGSSHAAVSQTTVNSPAASSKKPKAAVSAAPVPGKKSGKSFRIYDQTQKSILTVDELDFLRGTVATEMSPDSPKEALKAQTVAAYTYYARQRNLHRQKPDAALQGADFSCETGSWRIYVTQQQMQQRWKEDYSTFYTNLASAVESVYGQVLRSGKELVNATYCSISSGQTEDAAAVWGKAYPCLLPVASPGDIYAAGYLSSVSMTPAEFQKAAENLGCRLSGSPAGWAGSCQRTASGMVSILSLGGKSVKGTDVRTAFGLRSANFSLAYTGGRFVFSVKGYGHGVGMSQAGATAMAKEGETYQHILAWYYPGSTLAAL